Proteins from a genomic interval of Harpia harpyja isolate bHarHar1 chromosome 9, bHarHar1 primary haplotype, whole genome shotgun sequence:
- the CHCHD10 gene encoding coiled-coil-helix-coiled-coil-helix domain-containing protein 10, mitochondrial, whose translation MARGGRSGGRPAAAPAPASPAPAAPVPAAQPAQPGLMAQMASTAAGVAVGSAVGHVVGSALTGAFSGGGGSSEPAKAAVPAQEPRQQPVYQQSPYGPCHYEMKQFLECATNQRDLTLCEGFNEALRQCKNSNGVSSLL comes from the exons ATGGCGCGCGGCGGCAGGAGCGGGGGGCGGCCCGCGGCGGCACCGGCCCCGGCCAG CCCGGCCCCAGCGGCCCCGGTGCCGGCGGCGCAGCCGGCGCAACCCGGTCTGATGGCGCAGATGGCGAGCACGGCGGCCGGCGTGGCCGTGGGTTCCGCCGTGGGACACGTCGTGGGGAGCGCTCTCACCGGCGCCttcagcggcggcggcggctcctccgaACCGGCCAAGGCGGCGGTTCCCGCCCAG GAGCCCAGGCAGCAGCCCGTGTACCAGCAGTCGCCCTACGGACCCTGCCACTATGAGATGAAGCAGTTCCTGGAATGTGCTACCAACCAGAGAGACCTGACCTTGTGCGAGGGCTTCAACGAGGCGCTGAGGCAGTGCAAGAATAGCAACG gtgtttcttctctcctgtga